From Micromonospora sp. NBC_01699, a single genomic window includes:
- a CDS encoding helix-turn-helix transcriptional regulator, whose product MMPVAMVGRVGELTELARAWSSLAGSVTPARRTVVITGAAGVGKSLLVAAALDGFADPRPSVVLFGTARVHSPAPYDWLAAVLSGRDTAGLPLPADALAWLAQHPNAPRERYAPGTLLRLAVATVRALVGAGPAVIVVEDLHALDPASLNLIGELAAAPELPALLVVASRPPETALAPELAARTLARLTGAPGAVRQHLGALTADQVAAVLAQVYPDGTVERHLVEAVRERTGGNPYRLTELLATRGGHGPDGLLGEPPPEHPRLSAEPIGAELVGAELTAREIEVLGCLAAGMSNKQVARSLGISVRTVTVHVSNLLRKTGSASRTEAALWAVRRQLTGPTQSV is encoded by the coding sequence ATGATGCCGGTCGCCATGGTCGGGCGCGTCGGTGAGCTGACCGAGCTTGCCCGCGCCTGGTCCAGCCTGGCCGGATCGGTGACGCCGGCCCGCCGTACGGTGGTGATCACCGGTGCGGCCGGGGTGGGCAAGAGCCTGTTGGTCGCCGCCGCGCTGGACGGGTTCGCCGACCCTCGGCCGAGCGTGGTGCTGTTCGGTACGGCGCGGGTGCACAGTCCGGCGCCGTACGACTGGCTGGCCGCGGTGCTCAGTGGGCGGGACACGGCCGGTCTGCCGTTGCCCGCCGACGCGCTGGCCTGGCTGGCCCAGCACCCCAACGCACCCCGCGAGCGGTACGCCCCCGGCACGCTGCTGCGGCTGGCCGTGGCGACCGTACGGGCGCTGGTCGGGGCGGGGCCGGCGGTGATCGTCGTCGAGGACCTGCACGCGCTCGACCCGGCGAGCCTGAACCTGATCGGCGAGCTGGCCGCCGCGCCGGAGTTGCCGGCGTTGCTGGTGGTCGCCAGCCGGCCGCCGGAGACCGCCCTCGCGCCGGAGCTGGCCGCGCGTACGCTGGCCCGCCTCACCGGCGCGCCCGGTGCCGTACGGCAGCACCTCGGCGCGTTGACGGCCGACCAGGTGGCGGCGGTGCTGGCCCAGGTGTACCCGGACGGGACGGTCGAGCGGCACCTGGTCGAGGCGGTACGGGAGCGGACCGGCGGTAACCCGTACCGGCTCACCGAGTTGCTCGCGACGCGGGGCGGGCACGGGCCCGACGGGCTGCTCGGGGAGCCGCCGCCGGAGCATCCGCGGTTGTCGGCGGAGCCGATCGGGGCGGAACTGGTCGGGGCGGAGCTGACCGCGCGGGAGATCGAGGTGCTCGGCTGTCTGGCCGCCGGGATGTCGAACAAGCAGGTGGCGAGATCATTGGGTATCTCGGTCCGGACGGTCACCGTGCACGTGTCCAACCTGCTGCGCAAGACCGGCTCCGCGTCGCGTACGGAGGCGGCCCTCTGGGCGGTCCGCCGGCAGTTGACCGGACCGACCCAGTCGGTCTGA
- a CDS encoding threonine ammonia-lyase — MDLVTLHDIRAAASRIAGRVVRTPLLPTGWDPELWLKPESLQPVGSFKLRGATNAVARLTEAQRARGVVTHSSGNHGQALAYAARAARVPCTVVIPEGAPAIKIEQVRTLGAEVLLVPPAERLSTAERIVAERGRTLIPPYDDRQVIAGQGTIGLEIVEDLPEVDVVLVPVGGGGLSSGVATAIKALSPSTRVYGAEPAYAADAQESLATGELVVWDLARTHRTSADGLRTSLAELTLAHLREHLDGIVTVTEDEIAAATAHLVRRARLVVEPSGAVATAARLFRPAELPPGRTVAVISGGNVDPAVLAAAAIA; from the coding sequence ATGGATCTGGTGACGCTGCACGACATCCGGGCCGCCGCGTCACGGATCGCCGGCCGGGTCGTGCGTACCCCGCTGCTGCCCACCGGCTGGGATCCGGAGCTCTGGCTCAAGCCGGAGAGCCTCCAGCCGGTCGGCTCGTTCAAACTGCGCGGCGCGACCAACGCGGTCGCCCGGCTGACCGAGGCCCAGCGGGCCCGTGGCGTGGTCACACACTCCTCCGGCAACCACGGCCAGGCGCTCGCGTACGCGGCCCGCGCCGCCCGGGTGCCGTGCACGGTGGTGATCCCGGAGGGCGCACCCGCGATCAAGATCGAACAGGTGCGTACGCTCGGCGCCGAGGTGCTGCTCGTGCCGCCCGCCGAGCGGTTGAGCACCGCCGAGCGGATCGTCGCCGAGCGGGGCCGGACGCTGATCCCGCCGTACGACGACCGGCAGGTCATCGCCGGGCAGGGCACGATCGGGCTGGAGATCGTCGAGGACCTGCCCGAGGTCGACGTGGTGCTGGTGCCGGTCGGCGGCGGTGGCCTCTCCTCCGGCGTCGCCACCGCGATCAAGGCGCTCTCCCCGTCGACCCGCGTCTACGGCGCGGAACCCGCGTACGCGGCCGACGCGCAGGAGTCGCTGGCCACCGGTGAACTCGTCGTCTGGGACCTGGCCCGCACCCACCGGACCAGCGCCGACGGGCTGCGTACCAGCCTCGCCGAGCTGACCCTGGCGCACCTGCGGGAACACCTCGACGGCATCGTCACCGTCACCGAGGACGAGATCGCCGCCGCCACCGCCCACCTGGTCCGCCGGGCCCGGCTGGTGGTCGAGCCGAGCGGCGCGGTGGCCACCGCCGCCCGGCTGTTCCGTCCGGCCGAGTTGCCGCCCGGCCGGACGGTAGCGGTGATCAGCGGCGGCAACGTGGATCCGGCCGTACTGGCCGCCGCGGCGATCGCCTGA
- the mscL gene encoding large conductance mechanosensitive channel protein MscL, whose product MLKGFKDFIMRGNVVDLAVGIVIGAAFTTVVNQLTLSFLKPLIQLMGGSAASPAPAGSPAAPGTEAAATPGAWKVAGVVFDWAAFINAVVTFFITAAVLYFLVVLPLNKLAERRRRGEEPPPAAPSEEVKLLTEIRDALVAGGRVPAQHRESFDDLTGRDYPPAGREYPSAGR is encoded by the coding sequence ATGCTCAAGGGTTTCAAAGACTTCATCATGCGTGGCAACGTCGTCGACCTCGCGGTCGGCATCGTCATCGGCGCGGCCTTCACCACCGTGGTCAACCAGCTCACCCTGTCGTTCCTCAAGCCTCTGATCCAACTGATGGGCGGTTCGGCGGCCAGCCCGGCCCCGGCCGGCTCGCCCGCCGCCCCCGGCACGGAAGCCGCGGCCACCCCGGGCGCCTGGAAGGTCGCCGGCGTCGTGTTCGACTGGGCCGCCTTCATCAACGCGGTGGTCACCTTCTTCATCACGGCCGCGGTGCTGTACTTCCTGGTCGTGCTGCCGCTGAACAAGCTGGCCGAGCGGCGCCGGCGGGGCGAGGAGCCGCCGCCGGCCGCGCCGAGCGAGGAGGTCAAGCTGCTGACCGAGATCCGCGACGCGCTGGTGGCCGGCGGTCGGGTGCCGGCGCAGCACCGGGAGTCGTTCGACGACCTGACCGGCCGGGACTACCCGCCCGCCGGCCGGGAGTACCCCTCGGCCGGTCGCTGA
- a CDS encoding DUF4184 family protein: protein MPFTGSHPAAVLPFLRSGLVPSALVIGSMTPDLPYFLPTSFSGTTTHTLAGALTVDVLLGGVAFGVWQAVLAPFAVAIAPAALRDRLDPRLPRGLAFHLRGWRKLGVLAASLAVGAATHVGWDSFTHLLGWGPSHVAWLADTHAGLPGYRWAQYASTIVGATALAGWFTHWWFTSTPQSRTETRAPLARPVAYAAWAFIGFATLAGGLLGARPHLPQSSPYVTVFLVLTRGGGAGLITALGCALAWLALSPKPEHTHHPLPPTP, encoded by the coding sequence ATGCCGTTCACCGGTAGCCACCCCGCCGCCGTACTGCCGTTCCTGCGATCGGGGCTGGTGCCGTCCGCGCTGGTCATCGGCAGCATGACGCCGGACCTGCCGTACTTCCTGCCGACCTCGTTCTCCGGCACCACCACGCACACCCTGGCCGGGGCGCTGACCGTGGACGTACTCCTGGGTGGGGTGGCCTTTGGGGTGTGGCAGGCGGTGCTGGCGCCGTTCGCCGTCGCCATCGCCCCGGCGGCGCTGCGGGACCGGCTCGACCCCCGGCTGCCGCGTGGCCTCGCCTTCCACCTGCGCGGCTGGCGCAAACTGGGCGTGCTGGCCGCCTCGCTGGCGGTCGGCGCCGCGACCCACGTCGGCTGGGACTCGTTCACCCACCTGCTGGGCTGGGGGCCGTCCCACGTCGCCTGGCTGGCCGACACCCACGCCGGGCTGCCCGGCTATCGCTGGGCGCAGTACGCCAGCACGATCGTCGGTGCGACAGCCCTGGCCGGCTGGTTCACCCACTGGTGGTTCACGAGTACGCCACAGTCGCGTACCGAGACCCGGGCACCGCTTGCACGCCCGGTCGCGTACGCGGCGTGGGCCTTCATCGGGTTCGCCACGCTCGCCGGCGGCCTGCTCGGCGCCCGCCCCCACCTACCCCAATCCAGCCCGTACGTCACGGTGTTCCTGGTCCTGACCAGGGGCGGCGGCGCCGGCCTGATCACAGCCCTGGGCTGCGCCCTAGCCTGGCTAGCCCTCTCCCCCAAACCCGAACACACCCACCACCCCCTCCCCCCAACCCCCTGA
- a CDS encoding ABC transporter ATP-binding protein, which produces MTAAPNPLLSANDLVKSYGRTPALRGIDLAVGVGEIVAITGPSGCGKSTLLLCLAGILRPDSGAVHYGEHRLDTWSEAARSRLRRTEFGVLFQFGQLVAELTAVENVALPLLLAGTGRRAARSAALAWLDRLGVAHLADQQPGEMSGGEQQRCAMARALVTEPRVLFADEPTGALDVLAGERLLGELMRVAREQRTSVVLVTHETRVAAYADREVALRDGEIDRSGLGLDTLLTSAG; this is translated from the coding sequence ATGACCGCGGCCCCGAACCCCCTGCTGAGCGCGAACGACCTGGTGAAGTCGTACGGGCGCACTCCGGCGCTGCGTGGGATCGACCTGGCGGTCGGCGTGGGTGAGATCGTGGCGATCACCGGCCCGAGCGGCTGCGGCAAGTCGACCCTGCTGCTCTGCCTGGCCGGCATTCTCCGCCCCGACTCCGGTGCGGTCCACTACGGCGAACACCGGCTCGACACCTGGTCGGAGGCGGCCCGCTCCCGGCTGCGCCGGACCGAGTTCGGGGTGCTGTTCCAGTTCGGCCAACTGGTGGCCGAACTGACCGCGGTGGAGAACGTCGCGCTGCCGCTGCTGCTCGCCGGCACGGGGCGGCGAGCAGCGCGGTCGGCGGCACTGGCCTGGCTGGACCGGCTGGGCGTGGCCCACCTGGCCGACCAGCAGCCGGGCGAGATGTCCGGCGGGGAACAACAGCGGTGCGCGATGGCACGGGCGCTGGTGACCGAACCCCGGGTGCTCTTCGCCGACGAGCCGACCGGCGCGTTGGACGTACTCGCCGGGGAGCGGCTGCTGGGCGAGCTGATGCGGGTCGCCCGCGAGCAGCGGACCTCGGTGGTGCTGGTCACCCACGAGACACGGGTGGCCGCCTACGCCGACCGGGAGGTCGCCCTCCGCGACGGTGAGATCGACCGGTCCGGGCTCGGGCTCGACACCCTGTTGACGAGTGCCGGATGA
- a CDS encoding PP2C family protein-serine/threonine phosphatase — MNLRLRTAIVSDPGLVRTNNEDAALAGDRLLVVADGVGGQPAGEVASEIVIRNLLPLDRAPIDGDPMTALTEALLVANRQIAETGRSDPSRTGLGTTVTAVLLTDDRLSVLHVGDSRCYLARDPNFYQLTRDDTFVQELVDRGALTPEQAHRHPQRSLITQAVQGGELVPATVVVPVVAGDRLLLCSDGLSDVVDDDAIGEALAQHVEPRQCAEQLVKLAHQGGAPDNVTVIIADLLSA, encoded by the coding sequence ATGAACCTGCGCCTGCGTACCGCGATCGTCAGCGATCCCGGCCTGGTCCGCACGAACAATGAGGACGCCGCCCTTGCCGGCGACCGGTTGCTCGTGGTCGCCGACGGCGTCGGCGGGCAGCCGGCCGGCGAGGTCGCCAGCGAGATCGTGATCCGGAACCTGTTACCGCTGGACCGGGCCCCGATCGACGGCGACCCCATGACCGCACTCACCGAGGCGCTCCTGGTGGCCAACCGGCAGATCGCCGAGACCGGCCGGTCCGACCCGAGCCGCACCGGTCTGGGCACCACGGTCACCGCCGTGCTGCTCACCGACGACCGGCTCTCCGTGCTGCATGTGGGCGACTCCCGCTGCTACCTCGCCCGCGACCCGAACTTCTACCAGTTGACCAGGGACGACACCTTCGTCCAGGAACTGGTGGACCGGGGCGCGCTGACCCCGGAGCAGGCCCACCGGCACCCGCAGCGTTCGCTCATCACCCAGGCGGTGCAGGGCGGCGAACTCGTCCCGGCGACCGTGGTCGTACCGGTGGTGGCCGGCGACCGGCTGCTGCTGTGCAGCGACGGCCTCTCCGACGTGGTCGACGACGACGCCATCGGCGAGGCGCTGGCCCAGCACGTGGAGCCCCGGCAGTGCGCGGAACAGCTGGTCAAGCTCGCCCACCAGGGCGGCGCCCCCGACAACGTCACGGTCATCATCGCCGACCTCCTCTCCGCCTAA
- a CDS encoding family 16 glycosylhydrolase yields the protein MRIRRTALALALLGASLATLLTAPASGVAQAAPGALTWSDEFNGAAGTSPDGGKWKFDIGGSGWGNNEQQYYTNSTRNAAHDGAGNMVITARRENPANYQCHYGTCQYTSARLLTADRFTQTYGRYEARLKIPRGQGIWPAFWMLGTGSQGWPGNGEIDIMENIGREPNTVYGTLHGPGYSGGSAISSAYSLPGGQAFADAFHTFTVDWAPDSVTWYVDGIQYARKTAADLRGNPWVYNHPFFMIMNVAVGGYWPGYPDGSTQMPQQMLIDYVRVYAWNTGGGPPPTGGSLIGYGNKCVDVPGGTPTDGALLQLWDCNGTDAQRWSFPGDGTVRALGKCMDVAWGSVANGANIQLATCSGNAAQQFVLSGAGDLVNPQANKCVDVRDWSTANGAKLQLWTCGGGANQKWRRG from the coding sequence ATGCGTATACGACGGACCGCCCTGGCACTCGCCCTGCTCGGGGCTAGCCTGGCCACCCTGCTGACGGCTCCGGCATCCGGCGTCGCCCAGGCGGCGCCGGGCGCACTGACCTGGAGCGACGAGTTCAACGGAGCCGCGGGCACCAGCCCCGACGGCGGCAAGTGGAAGTTCGACATCGGTGGCAGCGGCTGGGGCAACAACGAGCAGCAGTACTACACCAACTCCACCCGCAACGCCGCGCACGACGGCGCCGGCAACATGGTGATCACCGCCCGCCGGGAGAACCCGGCCAACTACCAGTGCCACTACGGCACCTGCCAGTACACCTCGGCCCGCCTGCTGACCGCGGACCGGTTCACCCAGACGTACGGCCGCTACGAGGCCCGCCTGAAGATCCCGCGCGGCCAGGGCATCTGGCCGGCGTTCTGGATGCTCGGCACCGGCTCGCAGGGCTGGCCGGGCAACGGCGAGATCGACATCATGGAGAACATCGGCCGGGAGCCGAACACGGTCTACGGCACCCTGCACGGGCCGGGCTACTCCGGTGGCAGCGCGATCAGCAGCGCGTACAGCCTGCCCGGCGGCCAGGCGTTCGCCGACGCCTTCCACACCTTCACCGTGGACTGGGCGCCGGACTCGGTGACCTGGTACGTCGACGGCATCCAGTACGCCCGCAAGACCGCCGCCGACCTGCGCGGCAACCCGTGGGTTTACAACCACCCGTTCTTCATGATCATGAACGTGGCGGTCGGCGGCTACTGGCCCGGCTACCCCGACGGCAGCACCCAGATGCCGCAGCAGATGCTGATCGACTACGTCCGGGTCTACGCCTGGAACACCGGTGGCGGCCCGCCGCCCACCGGCGGCTCACTGATCGGGTACGGCAACAAGTGCGTCGACGTGCCCGGCGGTACGCCGACCGACGGCGCCCTCCTGCAACTGTGGGACTGCAACGGCACCGACGCCCAGCGGTGGAGCTTCCCCGGCGACGGCACGGTCCGGGCGCTGGGCAAGTGCATGGACGTGGCCTGGGGGTCGGTCGCCAACGGCGCGAACATCCAACTGGCCACGTGCAGCGGCAACGCGGCCCAGCAGTTCGTCCTCAGCGGCGCCGGTGACCTGGTCAACCCGCAGGCGAACAAGTGCGTCGACGTACGCGACTGGAGCACCGCCAACGGCGCCAAGCTCCAGCTCTGGACCTGTGGCGGCGGCGCGAACCAGAAGTGGCGGCGCGGCTGA
- a CDS encoding Sir2 family NAD-dependent protein deacetylase, giving the protein MHEGTAEKCAELAGSLAGGGVVVLSGAGLSTDSGIPDYRGPSGALVRTSPMTYQTFTGDPLARRRYWARSFLGWRRMARTRPNTGHRAVAQLQRRGLVTGVVTQNVDGLHQAGGADRVVELHGSLARVICLGCGDLTSRAELDRRLGLANPRFDAQATAINPDGDVDLSDHEVDRFRMVPCTACDGDTLKPDVVFFGETVPPDRVRECFDLVEKARMLLVLGSSLAVMSGRRFVIRAAKLGIPVMIVNQGPTRGETYSALTIDAPLGVVLPELVRLCPESLAVRLPAEPGPSTRPVLT; this is encoded by the coding sequence GTGCATGAGGGTACGGCCGAGAAGTGCGCCGAGCTGGCCGGGTCGCTGGCCGGCGGCGGTGTCGTGGTGCTCAGCGGCGCGGGCCTCTCCACCGACTCGGGGATCCCGGACTACCGGGGCCCGAGCGGCGCGCTGGTACGCACCAGCCCGATGACCTACCAGACCTTCACCGGGGATCCGCTGGCCCGACGGCGCTACTGGGCGCGCAGCTTCCTCGGCTGGCGACGGATGGCCCGGACCCGGCCGAACACCGGCCACCGCGCGGTCGCCCAGTTGCAGCGGCGCGGGCTGGTGACCGGCGTCGTGACCCAGAACGTGGACGGCCTGCACCAGGCGGGCGGCGCCGACCGGGTGGTCGAGCTGCATGGCAGCCTGGCCAGGGTGATCTGCCTCGGCTGCGGTGACCTGACCTCGCGGGCCGAACTGGACCGACGCCTCGGCCTGGCCAATCCCCGGTTCGACGCGCAGGCGACGGCGATCAACCCGGACGGCGACGTGGATCTGTCCGACCACGAGGTCGACCGGTTCCGGATGGTTCCGTGTACGGCGTGCGACGGCGACACGCTCAAGCCGGACGTGGTCTTCTTCGGCGAGACGGTGCCGCCCGACCGGGTACGGGAGTGTTTCGACCTGGTGGAGAAGGCCAGGATGCTGCTGGTGCTCGGCTCGTCGTTGGCGGTGATGTCGGGCCGCCGGTTTGTCATCCGGGCGGCGAAACTCGGCATCCCGGTGATGATCGTGAACCAGGGGCCGACCCGGGGCGAGACGTACTCTGCGCTCACCATCGATGCCCCGCTCGGGGTGGTGCTGCCGGAACTCGTCCGACTGTGCCCGGAGTCGCTGGCGGTACGGCTGCCGGCCGAGCCGGGACCGTCGACCCGGCCCGTACTGACCTGA
- a CDS encoding FtsX-like permease family protein: MTPPTLVRLALAGTRTDTLRVALTGLSATLATLIGLAALTVLAIPTPPLVGDNELSQNSNQYINNVLIEPGLRPGVVIALILLAIPVLALAGQCARLGAPARDRRLAGIRLAGATPGQAVAIIATETGLASLLGTGFGFVVYLVGRQVLHRPNAEGRLALPTDVLPAPGALVAVLVGLPLLTALIGAVLARRVVITPLHVFRRVRRDRSPWPWPGVLIALGLVAAGSAETIGQRYGGDQGVMILLLLGGGVLAALGVVLGAGWFSYTSGRLLHRFGRGPAALLAARRLIADPWTGSRTFGALLTAVLFGAGAAGVRAHFVASANLRDEVQRRQALVDGGPRIVEVGQDEFYFRTIALIDVAVVVALVIAAAGLLVALVEGIVSRRRAYASLVATGVPVSVLSRSVAWQALTPVVPAILLALTVGVFLARGYFGTPSHGGYSYEVCDAGPELCGDPATAAQYTRTVSEPLLTVPLPVPLPELALYGAGALGAVLVTAGIGLLFLRRSTALTELRVG, translated from the coding sequence ATGACGCCCCCGACCCTGGTCCGGCTGGCCCTCGCCGGGACCCGTACGGACACCCTCCGGGTGGCGCTGACCGGGCTCAGTGCCACCCTGGCCACACTCATCGGCCTGGCCGCCCTGACCGTGCTGGCCATTCCGACGCCGCCGTTGGTCGGCGACAACGAGTTGAGCCAGAACTCCAACCAGTACATCAACAATGTGCTGATCGAGCCGGGGCTACGACCCGGAGTGGTGATCGCGCTGATCCTGCTCGCCATCCCGGTGTTGGCGCTGGCCGGTCAGTGCGCCCGGCTCGGCGCGCCGGCCCGGGACCGCCGGTTGGCCGGGATCCGGCTGGCCGGGGCCACACCGGGGCAGGCGGTCGCCATCATCGCCACCGAGACCGGGCTGGCCAGCCTGCTCGGCACCGGGTTCGGGTTCGTGGTCTACCTGGTCGGTCGGCAGGTGCTGCACCGGCCGAACGCCGAGGGCAGGCTGGCCCTGCCCACCGACGTACTGCCGGCGCCGGGCGCGCTGGTCGCCGTACTCGTCGGGTTGCCGCTGCTGACCGCGCTGATCGGCGCGGTCCTCGCCCGCCGGGTCGTGATCACCCCGCTCCACGTGTTCCGCCGGGTGCGGCGCGACCGGAGCCCGTGGCCCTGGCCCGGGGTGCTGATCGCGCTCGGCCTGGTCGCGGCCGGCAGTGCGGAGACGATCGGCCAACGGTACGGCGGGGACCAAGGCGTGATGATCCTGTTGCTGCTCGGCGGTGGGGTGCTGGCCGCGCTCGGGGTGGTGCTCGGCGCCGGTTGGTTCTCGTACACCTCGGGTCGGCTGCTGCACCGGTTCGGCCGGGGGCCGGCCGCGCTGCTGGCGGCCCGGCGGCTGATCGCCGATCCGTGGACCGGGAGCCGGACCTTCGGCGCGCTGCTGACCGCCGTGCTGTTCGGCGCGGGGGCGGCCGGCGTCCGGGCGCACTTCGTCGCCAGTGCGAACCTCCGGGACGAGGTCCAGCGCCGGCAAGCGCTGGTCGACGGCGGACCGCGGATCGTCGAGGTGGGGCAGGACGAGTTCTATTTTCGTACCATCGCGCTGATCGACGTGGCGGTGGTCGTCGCGCTGGTCATCGCCGCCGCCGGGCTGCTGGTCGCGCTCGTCGAGGGCATAGTGTCCCGCCGCAGGGCGTACGCCTCGCTCGTCGCGACCGGGGTGCCCGTGTCCGTACTCAGCCGGTCGGTCGCCTGGCAGGCGCTCACCCCGGTGGTGCCGGCGATCCTGCTGGCCCTGACGGTCGGGGTGTTCCTGGCCCGTGGCTATTTCGGTACGCCGAGCCACGGCGGGTACAGCTACGAGGTCTGCGACGCCGGCCCGGAGTTGTGCGGCGACCCGGCCACCGCGGCCCAGTACACCCGGACGGTGTCGGAGCCGCTGCTCACCGTCCCGCTGCCGGTACCCCTGCCCGAACTGGCGCTGTACGGGGCCGGTGCGCTCGGCGCGGTGCTGGTGACGGCCGGGATCGGGCTGCTCTTCCTGCGCCGCAGCACGGCACTGACCGAGCTGCGGGTGGGCTGA
- a CDS encoding PadR family transcriptional regulator — protein MSTAQVLLGLLAAGPQHGYELKRAHDERLPRTKPLGYGQVYATLGRLTRDGLVTPVGQDRDGGPDRTSYALTDAGRAALDSWLEAVEPPAPYVSSALFAKATVALLVVGADRTREYLVAERQAHTVRLRELTRVKTDATASLAEIIAADFAIVHLDADLRWLQTTLERVSDWHREVRP, from the coding sequence ATGTCGACGGCACAGGTGCTGCTCGGGCTGCTCGCCGCCGGCCCGCAGCACGGATACGAGCTCAAACGGGCCCATGACGAGCGCCTGCCGCGTACCAAGCCGCTGGGGTACGGGCAGGTCTACGCCACGCTCGGCCGGCTCACCCGGGACGGCCTGGTCACACCGGTCGGGCAGGACCGCGACGGCGGGCCCGACCGCACGTCGTACGCGCTCACCGACGCCGGGCGGGCGGCGCTCGACTCCTGGCTGGAGGCGGTCGAACCACCGGCGCCGTACGTGAGCAGTGCGCTGTTCGCCAAGGCCACGGTGGCGCTGCTGGTGGTCGGTGCCGACCGGACCCGTGAGTACCTGGTAGCGGAACGACAGGCGCACACCGTCCGACTGCGCGAACTGACCCGGGTCAAGACGGATGCCACGGCCAGCCTCGCCGAGATCATCGCCGCCGACTTCGCCATCGTCCATCTCGACGCCGACCTGCGGTGGCTGCAAACCACCCTGGAACGCGTCTCCGACTGGCACCGGGAGGTGCGGCCATGA
- a CDS encoding STAS domain-containing protein — MSLTVHTEQRGDVVVVAVAGELDMATAPQLQDEITDLLDRGNSRLVFDLSELTFCDSTGLSVFVRAKNSSDEAGGVVRLAAPQRGVLRILEVSGLVEVLQTHPSVEQAIAADQTPASS; from the coding sequence ATGTCCTTGACGGTGCACACCGAGCAGCGCGGCGACGTGGTCGTCGTGGCGGTCGCGGGCGAGCTGGACATGGCCACGGCGCCCCAGTTGCAGGACGAGATCACGGATCTGCTCGACCGGGGCAACAGCCGGCTGGTCTTCGACCTGTCCGAGCTGACCTTCTGCGACTCGACCGGACTCTCCGTCTTCGTCCGTGCGAAGAACAGCAGTGACGAGGCCGGCGGGGTGGTCCGACTCGCCGCACCGCAGCGCGGCGTGTTGCGCATCCTGGAGGTCAGCGGCCTGGTCGAGGTGTTGCAGACGCATCCCTCGGTGGAACAGGCCATCGCGGCGGACCAGACTCCCGCCTCGTCGTAG
- a CDS encoding DUF4352 domain-containing protein encodes MPTPDPPESGPPEPSPDPHRSPSSEPAPAYGPPDQSGPHAQPWTWSVDPDPPTREPTPDPEGGPYLDDPPPPPPVTDPARARPPAGPPEAQPPDRPPDWSTPDTPAVAPPIGGDPWPPPPDQPSPYADPSASSSDSSASHSDPSAFHSEEQPYADRPDSEQPHPDEPGPYWPDQAPWLDEPPEHPYPAPERRRRLWLLLGVSMALVLCCCAGVVGTALTWGGDLYAEVENRGQRIVGLNQPGRDGDLEFLVREVRCGVGRVGDPLVNQAALGQFCLVELAVRNVGKRPVFFTDTLQRAYGPDGEQFGADSGASVLANSDQQVFLSEINPGNQVSGAVVYDIPPRARIVRLRLHHAPTSPGLVVRVQ; translated from the coding sequence ATGCCCACGCCCGACCCGCCGGAGAGCGGCCCGCCCGAGCCGTCCCCGGATCCCCACCGATCACCGTCGTCCGAACCGGCCCCCGCCTACGGTCCACCGGACCAGTCCGGCCCGCACGCCCAGCCCTGGACCTGGTCGGTGGACCCGGACCCGCCCACCCGCGAGCCGACCCCCGACCCGGAGGGCGGCCCCTACCTGGACGACCCGCCACCCCCACCACCCGTCACCGATCCGGCGCGGGCGCGACCACCCGCCGGACCGCCGGAGGCGCAGCCGCCCGACCGACCGCCGGACTGGTCCACCCCGGACACGCCCGCCGTGGCTCCGCCGATCGGCGGCGACCCCTGGCCGCCGCCCCCCGACCAACCATCGCCGTACGCCGACCCGTCGGCCTCCTCCTCCGATTCGTCGGCGTCCCACTCCGACCCGTCGGCGTTCCATTCCGAGGAGCAGCCGTACGCCGACCGGCCGGATTCCGAGCAGCCGCACCCGGACGAGCCGGGACCGTACTGGCCGGACCAGGCGCCCTGGCTGGACGAGCCGCCGGAGCACCCGTACCCGGCGCCGGAACGGCGCAGGCGCCTCTGGCTGCTGCTCGGGGTCAGCATGGCCCTGGTGCTCTGCTGCTGTGCCGGGGTGGTCGGAACGGCGCTGACCTGGGGCGGCGACCTCTACGCCGAGGTGGAGAACCGGGGCCAGCGGATCGTCGGGCTGAACCAGCCCGGCCGCGACGGCGACCTCGAATTCCTGGTACGCGAGGTCAGATGCGGCGTCGGTCGGGTCGGTGACCCGTTGGTGAACCAGGCCGCGCTCGGCCAGTTCTGCCTGGTCGAACTGGCCGTACGCAACGTCGGCAAGCGGCCGGTGTTCTTCACCGACACCCTGCAACGGGCCTACGGGCCGGACGGCGAGCAGTTCGGCGCGGACAGCGGCGCGAGCGTGCTCGCCAACTCCGACCAGCAGGTCTTCCTCAGCGAGATAAATCCCGGCAACCAGGTGAGCGGCGCGGTGGTCTACGACATCCCGCCCCGCGCCCGGATCGTCCGACTGCGGCTGCACCACGCACCCACCTCACCCGGCCTGGTGGTCCGGGTGCAGTAG